In the genome of Persephonella sp. KM09-Lau-8, one region contains:
- a CDS encoding cation:proton antiporter, whose protein sequence is MSKEESILLLVVSVGAFIMPFISKRLMLPSAVGEILFGLIIGIFFKQFAAESSLSILHFLGSLGFLILMYLAGLEINFEKIKTTPRKNLFIYILSVLIIIVLSFVIVFYTDQPKINILIYLTVAVGLLYPVLKDAGLLETEFAQSLLIIASIGEVLSLLFISGFFMYFEHGLSRETFIQLFEIYIFFFIAYIVLRFLQLYAWWNPKKMFLFIKTDDPTETAVRANFANMFVFAALANILGLEYIIGAFFGGMLFAMIFKERHEIQEKIGSFGYGFLIPVFFIEVGLRFDIFSFMQKEVLLGAISIVIMILIIRAFGAIPLLFSGFSLKEVLSFPFATSMPLTLLVAIATLGLETHTIDQKYASMIILAALISGIFYPWLFKFIVGQRKIEEQKNV, encoded by the coding sequence ATGAGTAAAGAAGAATCTATACTGCTTCTTGTTGTTTCTGTTGGTGCATTTATAATGCCTTTTATCAGTAAAAGGCTTATGCTCCCTTCTGCTGTAGGGGAAATACTATTTGGGCTAATCATTGGAATATTTTTTAAACAGTTTGCCGCAGAAAGCAGTCTCAGTATCCTCCATTTTTTAGGTAGTCTGGGATTTCTTATTCTGATGTATCTTGCAGGTCTGGAGATTAATTTTGAAAAGATTAAAACAACACCAAGAAAAAACTTATTTATCTATATATTATCTGTCCTGATAATCATAGTTTTATCCTTTGTAATTGTTTTTTATACAGACCAGCCCAAGATTAATATTCTGATATACCTGACTGTTGCAGTGGGACTGCTTTATCCTGTTTTAAAAGATGCCGGCTTATTGGAAACAGAATTCGCCCAGTCCTTGTTGATTATAGCAAGTATAGGAGAGGTTCTCAGTTTACTGTTTATCTCCGGATTCTTTATGTATTTTGAACATGGATTATCACGGGAGACCTTTATTCAATTATTTGAGATTTATATCTTCTTCTTTATTGCTTACATTGTTCTTAGATTTTTACAGCTTTATGCATGGTGGAACCCTAAAAAAATGTTCTTGTTTATAAAAACAGATGACCCAACAGAAACAGCTGTGAGGGCTAATTTTGCAAATATGTTTGTTTTTGCAGCTTTGGCAAATATACTTGGACTGGAATACATTATAGGGGCATTTTTCGGAGGAATGCTATTTGCTATGATATTCAAAGAAAGACATGAAATTCAGGAAAAAATAGGAAGTTTTGGGTATGGTTTTTTAATTCCTGTATTTTTTATTGAGGTAGGTCTGAGGTTTGATATTTTTAGTTTTATGCAAAAAGAAGTCCTTTTAGGAGCTATCAGTATTGTTATTATGATACTCATTATAAGAGCATTTGGAGCTATTCCTTTGCTTTTTTCAGGTTTTTCCTTAAAAGAGGTTTTATCTTTTCCCTTTGCCACATCAATGCCTCTTACTCTACTTGTTGCTATAGCAACGCTGGGTCTTGAAACCCACACAATTGACCAGAAATATGCTTCAATGATTATTCTTGCAGCTTTAATAAGTGGGATTTTTTATCCATGGTTGTTTAAATTTATAGTTGGACAAAGGAAAATAGAGGAACAGAAAAATGTATAA
- a CDS encoding NAD-binding protein — translation MVSEGGKKKIIIFGLGFFGKKLIEKLSKNWEIIGVDINESVISELSGEFENVEFLHGDASSILTWKKIEPASIGHIISTIKDTDVSLEVCRIAREVFNLDSSIIVLLFEEERAEDFESFEATIIKPAEIITNAVVSKIEKNYTVATNIGLGKGEIIEVNILARSHLVDRKLKYLKPTRWRIAAIYRDGELIIPTGNEKIKVGDKVVIIGDPKVLENLVNILIKGIPQFPLQFGSDMATIYAPKFRKTLEEAAYLKKHTKAHKLQIYPYRNYDVRKDFEFIKETVDNFEIKNSIGDYLQLFRLKEDIGVVIIPFVKEPFLKWFRLKAIFEEANKPFLISRGTFPYRGIVVSFNCLEPAFILEMGIELSRLMKLPVEVVYGVMPEELRGVEEEEEIKERNEIISDFEHIYKTGIKYSVLEGNPVKETLKYMQDKRDYLLLTAYDKREKISIFSPNVPFYITKNVKSSVLCFPLEEITYE, via the coding sequence ATGGTTTCTGAGGGTGGGAAAAAGAAAATAATAATATTTGGATTAGGCTTTTTCGGTAAAAAACTGATTGAAAAACTCTCAAAAAACTGGGAAATAATCGGAGTTGATATAAATGAGTCTGTCATTTCAGAGCTGTCTGGAGAATTTGAAAATGTTGAATTCCTACATGGTGATGCTTCCAGCATTCTCACATGGAAAAAAATAGAACCAGCATCAATCGGACATATAATCTCTACTATAAAGGATACAGATGTCTCTCTGGAAGTATGTAGAATAGCCAGAGAGGTTTTTAATCTGGATAGTTCTATCATTGTTCTGCTTTTTGAAGAGGAAAGGGCTGAAGATTTTGAGAGTTTTGAAGCAACAATTATAAAACCTGCAGAAATTATAACAAATGCCGTTGTATCCAAGATAGAGAAAAATTACACAGTTGCTACTAATATTGGCCTTGGTAAAGGGGAAATTATTGAGGTTAATATTCTTGCCCGTTCACATCTGGTGGACAGGAAACTGAAATACTTAAAGCCAACACGATGGAGAATTGCCGCTATTTACAGGGATGGGGAGCTTATAATTCCTACAGGTAATGAAAAAATAAAAGTGGGGGATAAAGTCGTTATAATAGGCGACCCCAAAGTTCTGGAAAATCTGGTTAATATTCTGATAAAAGGTATTCCCCAGTTTCCCCTTCAATTTGGCTCTGATATGGCCACAATTTATGCTCCTAAATTCAGAAAAACCCTTGAAGAAGCAGCTTATCTAAAAAAACATACAAAAGCCCACAAGTTACAGATATACCCTTATAGGAATTATGATGTCAGAAAGGATTTTGAGTTTATAAAAGAAACTGTAGATAATTTTGAGATAAAAAACTCTATTGGGGATTATTTACAACTATTCAGGTTAAAAGAGGATATTGGAGTTGTTATTATTCCTTTCGTCAAAGAACCATTCCTAAAGTGGTTCAGGCTAAAAGCGATATTTGAGGAGGCAAACAAGCCATTTTTAATAAGCAGAGGAACTTTCCCTTATAGGGGAATTGTGGTTTCCTTTAATTGTTTAGAACCTGCATTTATTCTGGAAATGGGAATAGAATTGTCAAGGCTTATGAAACTTCCTGTGGAAGTTGTATATGGTGTCATGCCTGAAGAGTTAAGGGGTGTAGAAGAGGAAGAAGAAATTAAAGAAAGAAATGAGATTATCTCAGATTTTGAACATATATATAAAACAGGAATTAAATACTCTGTTTTAGAAGGAAATCCTGTAAAGGAAACACTAAAATATATGCAGGATAAAAGAGATTATCTGCTTTTAACTGCTTACGACAAAAGGGAAAAAATATCTATATTTTCTCCAAATGTTCCATTTTATATAACCAAAAATGTGAAATCCTCAGTTTTATGTTTTCCATTAGAGGAAATAACTTATGAGTAA